A DNA window from Leptolyngbya sp. KIOST-1 contains the following coding sequences:
- a CDS encoding 3'-5' exonuclease encodes MTTWAISVADTFFNELLNLPQAVQKKVSKVVKTLEADPISAQGDAKKLKGYTNNVYRVRLGDYRLFYSFGQGWVKLLSIRKRDERTYEIEIPDFDAPSPPPSDSILTPQPIAGNPVPSTPTTKGGVDVGPESSSTTGQITTSLPVALTESLLQQWQIPAIHWPDVLKVSNAEGILELPISENLISRIIDNLYPRPIEEIAAQREYILQQPEDLDRFVEGNLSAFLLKLDPEQEALRDFGKQGPVLVKGGPGTGKSTLALYRVETLLSQGYKPILFTTYTKALVAYSEQLLTQLLEQPPEKAGVKVSTVDGLVYRQYTTTYGKPKFAQDYQSQNLLEEAIKTTAIPGSNAFDRQVRQQSLQRLGSPYLLQEFDTVIEGWGIDTLEAYLAHERRGRGIPLKAPVREALWATYQRWRQLMAQTGLITWAQMRMQALEVVLKLDLKPYQAVVIDEAQDLSPVSLRFLLGLVPTLEGVYLTADASQSLYQRGFSWKQIHQDLRVTGRTLLLKRNYRNTAQITAACTVILQGTDAGDSECVVQEPSPHQGEIPAVLMTDSADQTAQLVRDFFIQAAKTYRMPIHGGAVLCPSNQMGEDIAERLSSLGLKTQFFQGNQLDLNATCVKVLTLHSAKGLEFPFVAVVGLQEGRLPKLDPNLPEEESPAAINEQRRLFYVGCSRAMRALTVIGSRSSPSLLLESLTAPSWQR; translated from the coding sequence GTGACTACCTGGGCCATCTCCGTAGCCGATACCTTCTTCAACGAGCTTCTGAACCTGCCTCAAGCCGTTCAGAAGAAAGTCAGCAAAGTCGTCAAAACCCTTGAGGCAGACCCCATCTCAGCCCAGGGCGACGCCAAAAAACTGAAAGGCTACACCAACAACGTGTATCGAGTCCGCCTAGGCGACTATCGGCTGTTCTACAGCTTTGGCCAAGGCTGGGTCAAACTCCTCAGCATCCGTAAGCGCGACGAGCGCACCTACGAAATCGAGATCCCTGACTTTGATGCTCCTTCCCCGCCCCCCAGCGACAGCATTCTCACCCCCCAGCCCATTGCAGGCAACCCCGTCCCCTCGACCCCAACCACTAAGGGTGGTGTAGATGTCGGGCCGGAAAGCAGCTCTACCACTGGCCAAATCACCACATCCTTGCCGGTAGCGCTCACCGAGTCACTCTTGCAGCAGTGGCAAATTCCGGCTATCCACTGGCCAGATGTGCTCAAGGTCAGCAACGCCGAAGGCATTCTAGAGCTGCCTATCTCCGAGAATCTCATCAGCCGCATTATCGATAACCTCTACCCTCGCCCCATCGAAGAAATCGCGGCTCAGCGAGAGTACATTCTCCAGCAGCCCGAAGACCTTGATCGCTTTGTAGAAGGCAACCTCAGCGCCTTTCTGCTCAAGCTCGACCCCGAGCAAGAAGCCCTGCGGGACTTTGGCAAACAAGGCCCCGTGCTGGTTAAGGGTGGCCCCGGCACCGGCAAATCTACCCTGGCTCTCTACCGGGTAGAAACGCTGCTGAGCCAAGGGTACAAGCCGATTCTCTTCACCACCTACACCAAAGCCTTGGTGGCCTACTCCGAGCAACTGCTCACCCAACTGCTAGAGCAGCCCCCCGAAAAAGCCGGGGTTAAAGTCAGTACGGTGGATGGCCTGGTTTATCGGCAGTACACCACCACCTACGGCAAACCCAAGTTCGCCCAAGACTACCAAAGCCAAAACCTGCTAGAAGAAGCCATCAAGACAACCGCGATACCCGGCAGCAATGCCTTTGACCGACAGGTGAGGCAGCAATCCCTACAGCGTTTAGGCAGCCCCTATCTGCTCCAAGAATTTGACACCGTCATTGAGGGCTGGGGTATCGACACCCTCGAAGCCTACCTGGCCCATGAGCGCCGAGGTCGCGGCATTCCCCTCAAGGCCCCTGTGCGCGAAGCCCTCTGGGCTACCTACCAGCGCTGGCGGCAACTTATGGCCCAAACCGGGCTGATCACCTGGGCTCAGATGCGAATGCAGGCTCTAGAGGTCGTCCTTAAGCTAGACCTGAAACCTTATCAAGCCGTGGTCATTGATGAGGCTCAAGACTTATCCCCAGTTTCCCTACGTTTTCTGCTGGGGCTAGTGCCAACCCTAGAAGGGGTCTACCTCACCGCCGATGCCTCGCAATCCCTCTATCAGCGAGGCTTTAGCTGGAAGCAAATTCACCAAGACCTGCGGGTCACAGGCCGAACGCTGTTGCTCAAACGCAACTATCGCAACACAGCCCAAATTACCGCCGCCTGTACCGTCATCCTCCAGGGCACCGATGCGGGTGATTCAGAGTGTGTGGTGCAGGAGCCATCTCCTCACCAGGGCGAGATTCCAGCTGTGCTCATGACCGACAGTGCCGATCAAACCGCCCAGTTAGTCCGAGACTTTTTCATTCAGGCAGCTAAGACCTACCGCATGCCGATCCACGGTGGGGCCGTGCTGTGCCCCAGCAACCAGATGGGCGAAGACATTGCCGAGCGGCTGTCGAGCCTGGGCCTTAAAACTCAGTTCTTCCAGGGCAATCAGCTCGATCTCAACGCCACCTGTGTCAAAGTGCTCACCCTGCATTCTGCCAAGGGGTTAGAGTTTCCCTTTGTCGCCGTGGTTGGTCTACAAGAGGGGCGCTTGCCCAAACTCGACCCCAACCTTCCTGAAGAAGAAAGCCCCGCTGCGATCAATGAACAACGGCGACTGTTCTACGTGGGATGTTCCAGAGCCATGCGAGCACTGACCGTAATTGGCTCCCGCTCTAGCCCATCCCTACTGCTCGAATCCCTCACTGCACCCTCCTGGCAAAGATAG
- a CDS encoding DUF262 domain-containing protein translates to MSEIKSEKILVKDIFGNMWFRIPEYQRPYVWGYEEVNDLLDDLTFAMQEKPDSEYFLGSFVFQAKAANPQLGQEFDENDLLDGQQRMTTLLLLLAVIRDLTTDEEAKEDCQKCIYQKSSKFKKIPERTRLVFSIREDVEKFLDKFIKVVGGTNLIDELESVRKSTADISSRNMAAAILEIRRFFEKYEVNSEDLLAFLLNNVLLIFVATEDLEDAFRLFMILNDRGVPLRNSDILKSINLGEIELESEKKKFAELWENAESELGDDFDRFLNHIRTILVKEKARLNLLQEFESKIYSSKDKGKSSAETKQPLLKKGKDTFLVLERYLDIYTKLFSGNNYDFTNSFIFDNLIQVMLTGLQSTDWIPPLLRYYDKFGEKQIHEFLVALDNKFSADWICQYAPTVRIDAMNNVIKEIDQASTVGALFESGCFDIDRHPFSHMVMGDVYGRRFARYVLLKLDYLYKNHAQKMDFSTLSVEHILPQNPDAGSQWVKDFTQEQRKEMTHKLGNLVLITRRKNASQGRRDYQDKKTRYFEQNVDTCPNSLRILNKYSSWTPDSFQENHNLVLKKLNAHYGL, encoded by the coding sequence ATGAGCGAGATCAAAAGCGAAAAGATTCTTGTCAAAGATATTTTTGGCAACATGTGGTTTCGCATTCCCGAATACCAGCGCCCCTATGTGTGGGGCTATGAGGAAGTTAATGATCTACTGGATGATCTAACTTTTGCGATGCAAGAGAAGCCTGACTCTGAGTATTTTTTGGGTTCTTTTGTATTTCAGGCAAAAGCTGCTAATCCTCAGTTGGGGCAAGAGTTTGATGAAAACGATCTCCTGGATGGTCAACAGAGGATGACTACCCTCTTGCTATTGCTAGCAGTCATACGGGATCTAACAACGGATGAAGAAGCTAAGGAAGACTGCCAGAAGTGCATTTACCAAAAATCTAGCAAATTCAAGAAAATTCCAGAAAGAACAAGACTTGTCTTTAGCATTAGAGAAGATGTTGAAAAGTTTTTGGATAAATTTATCAAGGTTGTTGGCGGCACCAATCTGATTGATGAACTAGAAAGTGTTCGCAAGAGTACAGCGGATATTTCTTCACGCAACATGGCTGCTGCAATTTTAGAAATTCGCAGATTTTTTGAGAAGTATGAGGTCAACTCTGAAGACCTTCTTGCTTTTCTCCTCAACAATGTCTTGCTAATATTTGTTGCCACTGAAGATCTAGAAGACGCCTTTCGGTTGTTCATGATTCTGAATGATCGAGGAGTGCCCCTCAGGAATAGTGACATCTTAAAATCCATCAACCTAGGTGAGATTGAACTAGAGAGCGAAAAAAAGAAGTTCGCTGAACTCTGGGAAAACGCAGAAAGCGAACTCGGCGATGATTTTGACCGTTTCTTAAATCATATCCGAACTATTTTGGTAAAGGAGAAGGCAAGATTAAACTTGCTTCAAGAGTTTGAATCTAAAATCTATAGTAGCAAGGACAAAGGAAAGTCTTCTGCCGAAACAAAGCAACCCTTGCTGAAGAAAGGCAAGGATACTTTTTTGGTGCTGGAAAGGTATCTTGATATTTACACGAAGCTATTTAGTGGAAATAACTACGACTTCACTAATAGCTTTATCTTTGACAACTTAATTCAGGTTATGCTCACAGGTCTGCAATCGACGGACTGGATTCCACCTCTGCTGAGATATTATGACAAGTTTGGCGAAAAGCAAATTCATGAATTCTTAGTTGCTCTTGACAACAAATTCTCTGCGGATTGGATTTGTCAGTATGCACCAACGGTGCGTATTGACGCAATGAATAATGTGATCAAGGAGATTGATCAGGCTTCTACTGTGGGGGCTCTTTTTGAGTCTGGGTGCTTCGATATAGACCGTCATCCCTTTTCGCACATGGTTATGGGAGATGTCTATGGAAGAAGGTTTGCGCGATACGTTCTGTTGAAGCTGGACTATCTCTATAAGAATCATGCTCAGAAAATGGATTTCTCGACCTTATCGGTGGAGCATATCCTGCCGCAAAATCCAGATGCTGGGAGCCAGTGGGTCAAAGACTTCACTCAAGAACAGCGAAAGGAAATGACTCATAAGCTAGGCAACCTAGTCTTAATTACCCGCCGCAAGAATGCTTCTCAGGGTAGGCGCGACTACCAAGATAAAAAGACTAGATACTTTGAGCAAAATGTTGATACTTGCCCTAACTCTCTACGAATTCTCAACAAGTACTCTAGTTGGACTCCAGATTCCTTCCAAGAGAACCATAATCTGGTGCTGAAAAAGCTAAATGCCCATTATGGTTTGTAG
- a CDS encoding ParA family protein yields the protein MKTIAIYHNKGGVGKTTTAVNLAAAFQNKGKRVLLIDIDAQANSTFSTGLIKFQFEEDDDLVNRNVFQLLESGEFNFIPEIVRKSNGFNTPEIDVVPAHISLIDNQDRLTKLAASRFRLNSKLQKVEDSYDITIIDAPPSRDIYAEIALIAADYLIIPSDMKPFANQGLNNVKYFISEVNETRSNIGKAPLEVLGVLASKILTNTQYLKFVFPRQKEAVTQRYGFPTLETVIYERVALSNCVNKTLPVGMIEIPDPKSIFEFDRDCDSVKEFRNLSYEVMTKMGA from the coding sequence ATGAAAACCATCGCTATCTATCACAACAAAGGCGGCGTGGGCAAAACCACCACCGCCGTTAATCTCGCCGCCGCCTTCCAAAACAAAGGCAAGCGCGTCCTCCTCATCGACATCGACGCCCAGGCTAACTCCACCTTCAGCACCGGGCTAATCAAATTCCAATTCGAGGAAGACGACGATCTCGTCAACCGCAACGTCTTCCAACTGCTCGAATCCGGCGAGTTCAACTTCATCCCCGAAATCGTCAGAAAGTCCAACGGCTTCAACACGCCAGAAATCGACGTAGTGCCCGCCCACATCTCCCTCATCGACAATCAAGATCGCCTTACCAAGCTGGCCGCCAGCCGGTTTCGCCTCAACAGCAAACTTCAAAAAGTTGAAGACAGCTACGACATCACCATCATCGATGCCCCACCCTCCCGCGACATCTACGCCGAAATCGCCCTCATCGCCGCCGACTACCTGATCATCCCCTCAGACATGAAGCCCTTCGCCAACCAGGGCCTCAACAACGTCAAATACTTCATCAGCGAAGTCAACGAAACCCGCTCCAACATTGGCAAAGCCCCTCTAGAGGTGTTAGGGGTGCTCGCCTCCAAAATTCTGACCAACACTCAATACCTCAAGTTCGTCTTCCCTCGGCAAAAAGAAGCCGTCACCCAACGCTACGGCTTCCCTACCCTAGAGACCGTCATCTACGAACGGGTAGCCCTCTCCAACTGCGTTAACAAAACTCTTCCCGTCGGTATGATAGAAATCCCTGATCCAAAATCCATCTTTGAGTTTGATCGCGACTGCGACTCCGTTAAAGAGTTCAGAAACCTCTCCTACGAAGTCATGACCAAAATGGGGGCCTAA
- a CDS encoding type II toxin-antitoxin system VapC family toxin, whose protein sequence is MADLLIDTDILIDVANKEATAQQRLTTESQTATLGISTITVMELLVGCRNKTEQQALNKFLQQFEVCPLSETASDQAVELMQTYTLSHGLQIPDALIAATALALNIPLLSKNQRDYRFISGLSLLPYP, encoded by the coding sequence ATGGCTGATCTTCTCATCGACACCGATATCTTGATTGATGTCGCCAACAAAGAGGCCACCGCCCAGCAACGCCTTACCACCGAAAGCCAAACCGCAACCCTCGGCATCTCCACCATTACGGTTATGGAACTGCTCGTTGGCTGCCGTAACAAAACCGAACAGCAGGCCCTAAACAAATTCCTCCAGCAGTTTGAAGTCTGCCCTCTTTCCGAAACAGCCTCTGACCAAGCCGTCGAACTCATGCAAACCTATACCCTCAGTCATGGTCTCCAAATCCCAGATGCCCTCATTGCAGCCACAGCCCTAGCCCTCAACATCCCTCTACTCAGCAAAAATCAGCGCGATTATCGTTTTATTTCCGGGCTCTCCTTGCTCCCCTATCCCTAA
- a CDS encoding DUF2281 domain-containing protein: MPALDHIQQDIQELPEEAQQLILDFVSFLKQRYQPQPNKPHQPISFTDQPFVGMWSDVPEMQDSAAWVRQTRQQQWQRHHG, from the coding sequence ATGCCTGCCTTAGACCACATTCAGCAAGATATTCAAGAGCTGCCCGAAGAAGCCCAACAGCTCATCCTCGATTTCGTCAGCTTCCTCAAACAGCGCTATCAGCCCCAACCCAACAAACCCCATCAGCCCATCAGCTTTACCGACCAACCCTTCGTCGGCATGTGGAGCGACGTTCCCGAAATGCAAGACAGCGCTGCCTGGGTCAGGCAAACCCGTCAGCAGCAGTGGCAGCGTCACCATGGCTGA
- a CDS encoding serine/threonine-protein kinase has protein sequence MAIDSTRIKEFISQDPFRKTLHDLLISSGFKVTWIHFKSFRLWGFYLKPTKRIKDLLGVGNLEILIWVVQFDDFQAKTIEQAVEIATQENRLGKDFVLIITEDKETAKNVAQISPQISPINIIGFSISEIRGLSTNPESFLSTLQSRLYVKDLYWVVDPIKIPRYFYGHNKLLSEISSSLANSTSNIGLFGLRKMGKTSFLYRLIEILKESYSVYIAYLDIQRIDGVSPTAEYLLWSLGESILDSIGKKRIDNLVLFGKYELFSAIDNKDFIREGFVVDFQKIIKATNKKFIIAFDEVELMAPPSMIYGSSWAPQDFLRVWRILRGMYQEHSGRIAYFVTGTNPKIVEQTSIESSDNPIFNFFQKKYLGPFIFEDSKNLLEDIGSLMGLSWQSDALNMVHQRTGGHPLLMRAYGSAIHNARSNKGQSKSVLSSDVSKEAANFLKLVESQVSQMVDVLSQYYENEFILLETLAKGKIGEFKELAELFPNDISHLEGYGIIEFDGEACNIKVEPLQTWMVKRKNTREIRASVYQNDSTLVLGERIGTYKIESLVGHSGGFSKVYKAERVEGGNLSEQSKYVAIKVLESGSIFKLQREVDILSKFNHPNIVKLITFGQTGDGKAYLVMEYLEGQSLRSKCQRSFRLAPDELKDVAVKLLKALKYIHPDHDLVEKLRSKKDLLPQEFTQMEQARHGKVHRDIKPENIILTDVRGPVLIDFNISVAANEEVRTMSHTPGYLPPDFVVGPWTPDIDLYQLGLTLAQAATGMDISLSQAGEYDLEIIQNLSEQVRNDLPEKLAQGILKLFAGNKMDRFQSAASALKFIRNT, from the coding sequence ATGGCTATCGACTCTACAAGAATAAAGGAATTTATTAGTCAAGATCCCTTCAGGAAAACCTTGCATGACCTATTAATCTCTTCTGGGTTCAAAGTCACTTGGATACACTTCAAGTCCTTTAGGCTTTGGGGATTCTATCTTAAACCGACAAAGAGAATCAAGGATCTTTTAGGTGTTGGGAACTTAGAGATACTTATCTGGGTTGTGCAATTTGACGACTTTCAGGCAAAAACCATTGAGCAAGCAGTTGAAATTGCGACTCAGGAAAACAGATTAGGCAAAGATTTTGTTCTTATCATTACTGAAGACAAGGAAACAGCTAAAAATGTAGCGCAGATATCTCCACAGATATCCCCCATAAATATCATTGGATTTTCAATCAGCGAAATAAGGGGTTTATCAACTAATCCAGAGAGTTTTCTGTCAACACTCCAATCTAGACTATATGTAAAAGATTTGTACTGGGTTGTTGATCCCATAAAAATACCAAGATACTTTTATGGGCACAATAAGTTGCTCTCTGAGATTTCTTCATCACTTGCAAATTCCACCTCAAATATAGGCTTATTTGGCCTACGGAAAATGGGAAAAACTTCTTTCCTATATCGATTAATAGAAATATTGAAGGAAAGTTATAGTGTTTATATTGCTTACTTAGATATTCAACGGATTGATGGAGTTTCACCTACAGCAGAATATCTTTTGTGGAGTCTTGGCGAATCTATACTAGATTCTATAGGAAAAAAGAGAATAGATAATTTAGTTCTTTTTGGTAAATATGAGCTTTTTTCCGCTATAGATAACAAAGATTTTATCAGAGAAGGTTTTGTTGTAGATTTCCAGAAAATCATCAAAGCGACCAACAAAAAATTTATTATAGCTTTTGATGAAGTAGAGCTGATGGCTCCACCATCAATGATTTACGGTTCTTCTTGGGCACCACAAGACTTTCTTAGGGTTTGGCGTATTCTAAGAGGAATGTATCAAGAGCATTCAGGCAGAATTGCTTATTTTGTGACGGGCACCAATCCAAAAATTGTTGAGCAGACAAGCATTGAATCTTCAGATAATCCAATTTTTAACTTTTTCCAAAAAAAGTATTTAGGCCCGTTTATTTTTGAGGATAGCAAGAATTTGCTCGAAGATATCGGCTCTCTTATGGGTCTTTCTTGGCAAAGTGATGCTCTGAATATGGTTCATCAAAGAACTGGAGGTCACCCTCTCTTAATGCGAGCTTACGGATCAGCAATTCATAACGCAAGATCTAATAAGGGACAAAGCAAGAGCGTCTTAAGCAGTGATGTTTCTAAAGAAGCAGCTAATTTCTTAAAACTAGTAGAATCTCAAGTAAGTCAAATGGTTGATGTGTTGTCTCAATATTATGAAAACGAATTTATCCTCCTTGAAACCTTAGCAAAAGGAAAAATTGGAGAATTTAAGGAACTCGCTGAATTATTTCCTAACGATATTTCTCATCTTGAAGGTTATGGAATTATAGAATTTGATGGCGAGGCATGTAATATCAAAGTCGAACCTCTTCAAACGTGGATGGTTAAAAGGAAAAACACTCGGGAAATAAGAGCAAGTGTTTATCAAAACGATAGTACTCTAGTATTGGGGGAAAGAATAGGAACCTATAAAATTGAGAGCTTGGTTGGTCATTCAGGAGGATTCTCAAAAGTATATAAGGCTGAAAGAGTTGAAGGAGGAAATTTATCAGAGCAGTCGAAATATGTAGCTATAAAAGTTTTAGAGTCGGGATCAATTTTCAAGCTCCAAAGGGAAGTTGATATTCTATCAAAATTTAACCATCCAAATATCGTTAAGTTAATTACATTTGGACAAACAGGGGATGGAAAAGCTTATTTAGTCATGGAATATTTGGAAGGACAATCCCTCCGGTCTAAATGTCAACGCAGTTTTAGATTGGCACCCGATGAGCTAAAGGATGTTGCTGTAAAGCTATTGAAAGCCTTAAAGTATATTCATCCTGACCATGATCTAGTAGAAAAACTGCGCAGCAAGAAGGATCTATTGCCTCAAGAATTTACTCAAATGGAGCAAGCGAGGCATGGAAAAGTGCATCGCGACATAAAGCCTGAAAATATCATTTTGACGGATGTGAGAGGCCCTGTGTTGATAGATTTCAACATATCAGTTGCTGCCAATGAAGAAGTGAGGACTATGTCACATACTCCAGGTTACTTGCCTCCTGATTTTGTAGTGGGTCCATGGACCCCGGATATAGATCTTTACCAATTAGGCTTGACCCTGGCACAGGCAGCCACAGGTATGGATATTAGCTTGAGCCAGGCCGGTGAGTATGATTTGGAAATTATTCAAAATTTATCTGAGCAAGTTAGAAATGACTTACCAGAAAAGTTAGCGCAGGGGATCTTGAAGTTGTTTGCAGGAAACAAGATGGATAGATTTCAATCTGCTGCTTCTGCCCTCAAGTTCATTCGTAATACTTAA